The Apteryx mantelli isolate bAptMan1 chromosome Z, bAptMan1.hap1, whole genome shotgun sequence genome has a segment encoding these proteins:
- the ARK2C gene encoding E3 ubiquitin-protein ligase ARK2C encodes MVLVHVGYLVLPVFGSVRNRGAPFQRSQHPHATSCRHFHLGPQAQLSADFALPPAVQPQPGLTPHMAPTHQHSGPLHQPLAPVPALPFQDVAGPSFLPQALHQQYLLQQQLLEAQHRRLMPHPRRAQERISVQPHRLHPSFDFSHQLQTPQPMGPQPRYLAEGTDWDLSVDAGLTHAQFQVRPVPQPYQHYLATPRMHHFPRSTSSTQMVVHEIRNYPYPQLQLLALQGLNPNRHTSAVRESYEELLQLEDRLGSVSRGAVQNTIERFTFPHKYKKRRPQEGKAEQEDGEESDTDEKCTICLSMLEDGEDVRRLPCMHLFHQVCVDQWLATSKKCPICRVDIETQLGSDS; translated from the exons GTGCTCCTTTTCAAAGGTCTCAGCATCCCCATGCTACCTCCTGCCGGCACTTCCACCTGGGTCCCCAAGCTCAGCTCTCGGCCGACTTCGCCCTGCCTCCCGCAGtgcagccccagccggggctgACGCCCCACATGGCCCCCACGCACCAGCACAGCGGCCCCCTGCACCAGCCCTTGGCACCGGTGCCAGCCCTGCCCTTCCAGGATGTGGCGGGACCCTCCTTCCTACCTCAGGCGCTACACCAGCAAtacctcctccagcagcagctcctcgagGCCCAGCACCGCCGGCTCATGCCCCATCCCAG gCGGGCTCAAGAGCGCATCTCTGTCCAGCCTCACCGCTTGCACCCCAGCTTCGACTTCAGCCACCAACTGCAAACTCCACAACCCATGGGGCCCCAGCCCAGGTACTTAGCCGAAGGCACGGACTG GGACCTCAGCGTCGACGCGGGCCTGACTCACGCCCAGTTCCAGGTTCGGCCGGTCCCGCAGCCCTATCAGCATTACTTGGCTACGCCGAGGATGCACCACTTCCCCAGGAGCACGTCCTCGACGCAGATG GTTGTTCACGAAATCAGAAATTACCCATATCCTCAGCTTCAGCTACTTGCTCTTCAGGGCCTGAACCCAAACAGGCACACATCCGCTGTGCGGGAAAGCTATGAA gagctgctgcagctggaggaCAGGCTGGGCAGCGTGAGCCGGGGCGCCGTGCAGAACACCATCGAGAGGTTCACCTTCCCACACAAGTACAAGAAG AGAAGACCGCAGGAGGGCAAAGCTGAGCAAGAGGATGGCGAGGAGTCGGACACCGATGAGAAATGCACAATCTGTCTGTCCATGCTTGAAGATGGAGAAGACGTGAG GCGTTTACCGTGTATGCATCTCTTCCACCAAGTGTGCGTGGATCAGTGGCTGGCCACCAGCAAGAAGTGCCCGATCTGCAGGGTGGACATTGAAACACAGCTCGGCTCGGACAGCTGA